GGGAAGTCATCTTGTCGGCGGGGGCGTATCACAGCCCAAAGCTGTTAATGCTGTCCGGAATTGGCCCGGCCAGCCATTTGCAGCAGATTGGGATTCCGGTGATCCAAAACAGCCCGCAGGTCGGCAAGAACCTTCAGGATCATTATATCTTGACCATGAGCTGGCGCCTGCGGGCAGGAGTCTATAGCTATAATAAAGAGCTTTCCGGGGGCCGCCTGCTCTGGAATGTCTTGCGCTATCTGTTGCGGCGCGACGGTACGATGACGATACCAGCAGCCCAGATAGGTGCCTTTGTCAAATCTGATCCAGCCCTCGACCGGCCGGATCTGCAGTTTCATTGCCTGCCTGTAACAGGCGATCTCGACGCCGCAGCCGCGGGCAAGAAATCAGCGCTGTCCCCTTGGCCGGGATTAACACTCGGCCCCACGGTCTTGCGACCCGAGTCCCGTGGGCATGTCCGACTGAGCAGTCCAAGCCCGACAGACGTGCCGGAAATCGTGCATAACTGGCTTGAAGCCGAGGTGGATCAAAGATTGTCTGTGCGCGCCATGCGTATGGCACGCAATCTGGTGGCTGCGCCCTCCCTAGCTCCATTGGTGGAAAGCGAACCTTGGCCCGGCCAGAATTGTAACAGCGATCAAGAGCTTTTGGATTATGCCCGTGGATACGGCAACACGGGTTATCACCCGGTTGGCACATGCAGAATGGGCATTGATGATGGCGCAGTTCTGGACCCTACATTGCGGGTCAACGGGGTCGACAGACTGCGCGTCGTTGACGCATCGGTTATGCCGCGCTTGGTTTCAGGCAACACCAATGCAGCTGCCATCATGATCGGAGAAAAGGGCGCCGACCTCATTCTTAACGCGCCCTAGCCGGTCGGAATCAAGCACCGCAGATTCAGATGATCGACGCACCGTGCTTGGCGACAGAATGCTTTGCCTTGCATATCTGAGCTATCGGTCACCGTAATATTCTTTGCATCCAACGCCCTTTGAATGACTATTAATTACCCAGATAAATGTCTACCGCGAATCAAAATTCGCATATTCGGGAAACAAGGGTTTAACATGGGATTTCCGCCGGCACAGGGTCTGTACGACCCGCGCAATGAACATGACGCGTGCGGCGTTGGCTTCATCGCCAACATCAAGGGCAGTAAGAGCCACGCGACCATCGAACGCGGATTGGAAATTCTCGTCAATCTTGACCATCGCGGCGCGGTGGGTGCCGATCCGCTGCTTGGTGATGGCGCTGGCATATTGATCCAGATTCCCGATGCACTCTATCGCGACTGGGCCAATGGGGCGGGCGTGACCCTGCCGTCACCCGGCGATTATGCCGTGGTGATGTGCTTTCTGCCGCAAGACGAAGCGGCACGCGAATTCGGCATACGCAACTTCGAAAGCTTCATCGTAAAGGAAGGCCAGACGATCCTCGGCTGGCGCGATGTGCCGACGACACTCGATGGTCTTGGCAAGGCAGTGATCGAGCAGATGCCTGTCATCCGGCAGCTATTCATCGGCCGTGGGGCGAATTGCGCTGATCAGGATGCCTTTGAACGCAAGTTGCTCGCCATTCGTAAACAGGCGCAAAACCCGCTTTCCGCTCTGGAAGAAAAGCACGGGCTTCCAGGTCTTGGCAGTTTCTATATCCCATCCATGTCGACGCGCACGGTGGTCTATAAAGGGCTGCTGCTCGCAGGGCAGGTCGGCAGCTTTTACGACGATCTGCGCAACCCGCTGTGCCAATCGGCGCTGGCGCTCGTCCACCAGCGATTTTCGACCAACACCTTCCCGAGCTGGAAGCTCGCACACCCCTATCGCTTTGTCGCACATAATGGCGAGATCAACACAGTTCGCGGCAATGTGAACTGGATGAACGCGCGCCGTCGCACGATGGAATCGGACCTGATGGGCCCCGATCTCGACAAGATGTGGCCGATCATTCCGCACGGGCAATCGGATACAGCCTGTCTCGACAATGCGCTCGAACTTCTGCTCGCTGGCGGATATAGCCTCGCCCATGCGGTGATGATGTTGATCCCCGAAGCATGGGCCGGCAATCCGATGATGGATGCCGACCGGCGCGCCTTTTACGAATATCACGCAGCGCTGATGGAACCATGGGATGGCCCGGCCGCGGTTGCCTTTACCGATGGCCGGCAGATCGGCGCGACCCTTGATCGCAACGGCCTGCGCCCTGCCCGTTTCTGCGTCACCGACGATGACCATGTCATCATGGCATCGGAAAGCGGCGTGCTTCCGATCAAGGAAGACAATATCGTCCGCAAATGGCGGTTGCAGCCGGGCAAAATGCTGCTGATCGATATGGAACAAGGCCGCATCATCGAGGATGAGGAAATCAAGGCCGAGTTGGCAAGCAAAGAGCCTTACGCCAAATGGCTGGAATCGGCGCAGTACAAGCTGAAGGATTTGGACGAGGTTGAAGTCGCCGACGGTGCGCTGGCAAACGATGACAGCACGTTGCTCGACCGGCAGCAGGCCTTTGGCTACACGCAAGAGGATATCAGCAAATTCCTGACGCCGATGGCAACCAACGGCGACGATCCGCTGGGCTCGATGGGCACCGACACGCCGATTGCCGTATTGTCGAACAAGCCGCGCTTGCTGTTCGATTATTTCAAACAGAATTTCGCGCAGGTCACCAACCCGCCGATCGACCCGATCCGCGAAGAACTGGTGATGAGCCTGGTTTCAATGATCGGCCCGCGTCCCAATCTGCTCGGCCATGATGCAGGGACGCACAAGCGGCTGGAGGTTGCTCAACCCATCCTGACCAATGCCGATCTTGCCAAGATCCGCTCGGTCGAACAGGCTCTGGATGCCGCCTTCCGCGCGGAAACGATCGACATTACCTGGAATGCCGCGAGCGGAGCAGCGGGCCTTGAAATGGCAATCAAGGAAATGTGCTGGGCCGCAACCGAAGCGGTGCTGCAGGACAAGAATATCCTTATCCTCTCGGACCGTGCGCAAGGGCCGGAGCGGATCGCCATGCCCGCATTGCTGGCAACCGCAGCCGTACACCACCACTTGGTCCGCCAGGGTCTGCGCATGCAAACCGGGCTTGTCGTCGAAACCGGCGAAGCACGCGAAGTGCATCATTTCTGCGTTCTCGCAGGCTATGGCGCCGAGGCGATCAACCCCTATGTCGCTTTTGAGACGTTGGAGGAAATCCGGCTACGGCAGGGCCTGGCGCTTTCGACCTATGATGTGCAGAAAAACTACATCAAGGCGGTCGGCAAGGGCATATTGAAGGTCATGTCCAAGATGGGCATTTCGACCTACCAGTCCTATTGCGGCGCACAGATTTTCGACGCCGTTGGCCTGTCTTCGGAATTTATCGGCAAATATTTCACCGGCACGGCGACGACGATCGAAGGCGTCGGCCTTGCGCAAATCGCTGAAGAGACCGTCCGCCGTCACGCGGCGGGCTATGGCGACAATCCGATCTATCGCAACATGCTCGATGTTGGCGGTATTTATGGCTATCGCATCCGTGGCGAGGACCATGCCTGGACCCCGAACAGCGTGGCAAAACTGCAGCACGCCGTGCGCGGCAATAACCCCAAGGAATATGAAGAGTTTGCCCGTTCGATCAACGAGCAGAGCGAGCGACTGCTGACCATTCGCGGACTGATGGAGCTGAAACCAGCGGACAAGCCGCTCGACATCAGCGAAGTCGAACCCGCTTCCGAAATCGTCAAGCGTTTTGCCACCGGAGCGATGAGTTACGGATCGATCAGTTGGGAAGCGCACACCACGCTGGCACTGGCAATGAACCGGATCGGCGGCAAATCGAACACCGGCGAGGGCGGCGAGGATCCGCAGCGGTTCACGCCGCTGTCCAATGGCGACTCCATGCGCTCTGCGATCAAGCAGGTCGCCTCGGGTCGCTTTGGTGTGACCACTGAATATCTGGTCAATGCCGATGATATCCAGATCAAGATGGCACAAGGCGCAAAGCCCGGTGAAGGCGGCCAGCTGCCGGGTGACAAGGTCGACAAAACCATCGGCGCCACCCGCCATTCCACGCCGGGCGTCGGGCTGATCTCTCCGCCGCCGCACCACGATATCTATTCGATCGAGGATCTGGCACAGCTGATCCATGACCTGAAGAACGTCAATACCGGCGCACGCATATCGGTGAAGCTCGTCTCCGAAGTTGGCGTCGGCACCGTTGCCGCTGGCGTGTCGAAGGCGCGCGCCGACCATGTCACCATTTCAGGCTATGAAGGCGGGACCGGCGCTTCGCCGCTGACCTCATTAACCCATGCGGGATCCCCTTGGGAAATTGGCCTTGCCGAAACCCAGCAGACATTGCTGCTTAACAATCTGCGCAGCCGCATTGCCGTGCAGGTCGATGGCGGCCTGCGCACGGGGCGGGATGTCGCAATCGGCGCGCTCCTCGGCGCGGACGAGTTCGGATTTGCGACCGCTCCGTTGATCGCAGCCGGCTGCATCATGATGCGCAAATGCCATTTGAACACCTGCCCGGTCGGCGTTGCGACCCAGGATCCGGTCCTGCGCAAGCGTTTTACCGGCCAGCCGGAACATGTGATCAACTATTTCTTCTTCGTCGCTGAAGAATTGCGCGCGATCATGGCCGAAATGGGCTTCCGTACGATCGATGAGATGGTCGGCCGGGTCGACCGGATCGACATGAAGAAAGCAACCCATCACTGGAAGGCGCAAGGGATCGACCTGTCGCGCCTGCTGCATGTTGTCGATAACAAGGGTGCATCGCTGCACCAGACGGAAACGCAAGACCATGGGCTCGACAAGGCGCTTGACCGCGAACTGATCGACGCCGCAGCGCCCGCGCTTGAAAAGGGTGATCCCGTGCGGATCGAGCGCGAGGTCAAAAGCCTCAACCGAACCGTTGGCGCGATGTTGTCGGGTGAAGTCGCCAAAAGATATGGCCATGCGGGCCTTCCCGAAAACACGATCCAGATCGCCTTGACCGGTGTTGCTGGGCAAAGCTTTGGCGCGTTCCTTGCACATGGCATTACGCTCGATCTCACCGGTGATGCCAATGACTATGTCGGCAAAGGCCTGTCGGGCGGACGCGTGATCGTGAAGCAGCCAGGCCATGTGAAACGCGAACCAACCGAGAATATCATCGTGGGCAACACCGTGCTTTATGGCGCAATCGCGGGCGAAGCCTATTTGAGCGGCGTCGCGGGCGAACGCTTTGCGGTGCGCAACTCGGGCGCACTTGCGGTCGTCGAAGGCACCGGCGACCATGGCTGCGAGTATATGACCGGCGGCGTTGTCGCCGTCCTCGGCAAGACCGGGCGTAACTTTGCTGCAGGCATGTCCGGCGGCGTCGCCTATGTCTATGACGAAGACGGCCGCTTCCGCGAACGGTGCAACATGGCGATGGTCGATGTCGAACCGATCGAGGCCGATGGACCCGAAGCCGAAAATAGCAAGGGCGCGCCAAGCCAGCGCGCGGTGAGCGTGAATGATTTCGGCATGGGTGACATGCTTTACCATTCCGAAGAGCGCTTGCGCATCCTGCTCGAACGCCACCATCTTTACACAGGCAGCAAGCGGGCGCGTGCGATCCTTGATGATTGGTCCAACGCCGTCGGCAAATTCTTGAAGGTTATGCCAAAGGATTACAAACGGGCATTGAAGCAGATCGAGGCCGAACGCCTTACCGCCGCGCATGTCGCAGCTGAATGAATTGACGGAGCATTATCGTGGGTAAGGCAACAGGCTTTCTCGAAATCAACCGGCAGGACCGGATTTACGCCGACACGAATGAGCGGCTGAAGCACTATAAGGAATTTGTAGTGCCACTGCCCGAAGAGAAGTTGAAGGCACAGGCATCGCGCTGCATGGATTGCGGCATCCCTTATTGCCACAATGGTTGCCCGGTGAACAACATCATCCCCGACTGGAACCATCTGGTCTATGAGGGGGACTGGCAGAATGCACTGGAAGTACTGCATTCAACCAACAACTTCCCCGAATTCACCGGGCGTATCTGCCCCGCCCCGTGCGAGGCGAGTTGCACACTCAATATCGATGACGCACCAGTAACGATCAAGTCGATCGAATGTGCGATCGTCGACCGCGGCTGGCGGGAAGGTTGGATCCAACCACAACCGCCCAAACGCAAGACCGGAAAATCGATAGCGGTTGTGGGATCAGGCCCGGCGGGCATGGCCTGTGCGCAGCAATTGGCGCGCGCTGGACATAGTGTGACCCTGTTTGAGAAGAATGACCGGATGGGCGGCCTCCTCCGTTATGGCATCCCCGATTTCAAGATGGAGAAGGATCTGATCAGCCGTCGCCTGATGCAAATGCAGGCAGAGGGCGTTGTCATGCGCGAATCCACCGAAATCGGCGTCCATGTCTCGATGGAAAGCTTGCGTGAAAATTTCGACGCGGTGGTGATGTCGGGCGGGGCAGAGGAGCCGCGCCAACTGAACATTCCGGGTGCGGAAATGGCCGGTGTTCGCTTGGCCATGGAGTTCCTGACCCAACAGAACAAGCGCAATGCCGGCGATGAAGAAACCCGCGCTGCGCCGCGCGGATCGATTATCGCAGCCGGAAAACATGTGATCGTCATTGGCGGCGGCGACACCGGTTCAGATTGTGTCGGCACATCGAACCGGCAAGGCGCCGCTTCGGTGACGCAAATCGAAATCATGCCCAAACCGCCGCAAAGGGAGGACAAGGCGATGGTCTGGCCCGATTGGCCGCTGCGCCTGCGTACCTCATCGAGCCATGAAGAAGGCTGTGAGCGCGACTGGGCGATCAGTGCGAAGCGAGTGTTGGGCGAAAACGGGCAGGTCACCGGCCTTGAATGCGTGCGCCTTGACTGGTCCAATGGCCGGATGGAAGAGATCCCTGGCAGCGAGTTCGTGCTGAAAGCCGACCTGATCTTCCTCGCTATGGGCTTTGTCGGTCCGCGCCGGGCGGGCCTAATCGATCAGTCCGAAGTAGAACTGGACGCGCGCGGCAATGTGGCTGCGAATATCGCCGATTATAAAACCAACCAAGACGATGTCTTTGCATGCGGCGATATGCGCCGTGGCCAGAGCCTGGTGGTATGGGCGATCCGCGAGGGTCGGCAATGCGCCCGCGCGGTCGATCTGCACCTTATGGGTGCCACCGAATTGCCGCTATAGCCGGGAACGCCATGACGTGCGGCGGCGCGCAATAGGACGTCGCAACGATGGCGGCGGCTACATTCACTTGTCTTTTGTCAAAAAGACGTCGCGGCCAAATGGCCCCAGTTGCCGAAAGCAGGTTATAAAAGGGAAATGGTGCGCAGTGCAGTCCTGAGCGAAGCCGTCTCCTTGGAAATTCCCGCTTTTCCGCAAAATTAACTGGGACAAGCCGCGCGGCTTGGCCAATTCCGGCGGCACAAGCGGGTTTTCTTGCTGAGGCGAAACAGGCCTAACCGGGAATACCTTCCTCTCAGAAGCGGGATTTCGCCAATTCAATACTGGTCAAATAGGCGCACAGCTGATTCGCGTGATCGGCGACAGGCGGCGAATACGTTATCACTAATGTTATAACGTTGAGCAGCTTGGTGTGGTGACGGCGCGATAGCATCGAGTATCAATATTGTGATAACGCCGCTTCACAATGGCGGATTTCTGCGGGCTTCCCGCACTCACCCAAAGCCACTGTGCGATGCCTGGGCTAGGCGGCCTTTGTAGCTGGTCATCACAAAGATGATGCCCGCAGCGGCGTCATCTTTGTGATAGCGCGTCGCTGTGACGACGTGCGCGTGGATTGGTCAGCAAAACTGATCTGCCCCCTTCTGAGTGGTCCAAAATCTGAATTAGATTTTGGACCACTCAGAAGGGGCAATGGAATGGCGAGGAAGCACAAGCCGGAGGAGATTATCGGCAAGCTGCGTGAGGCGGAGATCATGCTAGCACAAGGCGGCACGGTTGCAGATGCGTGTCGCGCAGATCGGTGTTACGGGGCAGAGTTACTACCACTGGCGCAAGGAATATGGTGGTCTGAAGAGGGATCAGGCTCGACGGATGAAAGAGCTGGAGAAGGAGAACGCCCGGTTGCGGCGAGCGGTGTCGGACCTGACGCTCGACAAGCTGATCATGCAGGAGGCTTACTTGGGAAACTTCTGGGCCCCGCGCGCCGACGACGCTGTATCGATAGCACTGACATTGTTCAGGAAACTGTTCAACAACCAAGGCGAGCCGCCCGAGCAGGTCGTGACTGGCGGGCTGGCTTCATACAGGGCTACGACGAAAATCATCGGGTGCCGGGACAAGCCCTGCCCCGGCCAATTACGCGACAACAACCGGGGCGAGAACTCGCATCTTCCGGTCCGACGACGAGAGCGCAAGATGCAGCACTTCAAATCCCAAGACCAGGCCCAGCGCTTCGTTTCCGCCCGCTCCGCAATCTACAACACCTTTGCCATCCCGCGTCACCTCGACTCCCACAAAACCATGTGCAGCTTTCGAATGGAGCCTTGCGTCCGGGACGGGTGCATTAAATCCGGTGGGTGAGCATAAGTTCGTGCGGCGAAACTTAACCTGACAAGACCCAACCTCGGTCATCAACTCGCTGCTTTTCGGGCGAACCAACCATAACCAGCGATCAGCGCGTAACAAATTGCCGGCAAGGCAAGCGAGGCCGTGAGGCTACCTGTCATGTCGGCCATCACACCTGTCAGCAATGGCACAACAGCGCCGCCGAAAATGGCGACGTTTATTATGCCCGACCCATCTGCTGAACGGGAGCCGAGGCCTTCGCATGCAAGGCTGAAAATGGTTGGGAACATGATGGCGTTCATCAGGCCAATCGCGAGCAGACTGTAACCCGAAACGGTTCCCGTTGTCGCACTGGAAAGCATGATCAGAGCCACGGCACCAATCGACACACCCGACAACATGACGCCCGGATTAACCACACGCAGAAGGCCGGAACCAATGAAGCGGCCGATCATGGCACCGCCCCAATATAGCCCGATCAGCTTTCCGGCGGCCTGTTCCTGCAACCCCATGACCTGGGGCTGCATGAGATAGTTCACGACCACAGATCCGATCGCGACCTCTGCCCCAACATAGAGAAATATGCAGGCCGCGCCGAAACCGAAGCGCGGACGTTTCACGAGATCAAACCCCGCAAGGCCACTGCTTTCCGAGTGACTTTCGCCTTTCAGTGCATTGCGGAACAGCCATACGGCCGCCGCGACCACCGCAAGGGCTCCGGCCAGACCAAGATAGCCAGCGACGATTGCCTGACTTTCCTGCGTCCGATACGCATCCAGCTCAGCACCTGATAATTGATCGGCACTTACAGTTGCGAGGCTCCCCAAAATCAGGATCGAACCGACAATCGGGAAGACGGTCGTGCCGAGCGAGTTGAAAGCTTGCGCAAATGTCAGGCGGCTGTGCGTGGTGCGTGCGGGACCCAAAAGCGAGATGAGCGGATTGGAAACAACTTGGACAATCACAATGCCACTTGCCAGCACAAACAGGGCGAAAAGAAACAAGCCGTAAGTCGCGGTCTCACTGGCCGGAATGAACAGCAGGCAGCCCGTCATCATGATCAAAAGCCCAGCTATGGCACCACGCATATAGCCGATTTTCTTCACCAGCCGGGCGCCGGGAATGCCGATGACCGCATAAGCGGTAAAAAAACAAAACTGTACCAGCATTGCTTGGGTATAATTCAGCGTGAACAGCTCCTTGAGCTTCGGAATAATCACATCATTAAGCGACGTGATGCCACCGAAGATGAAGAATAAACCCATAACGAAAAGCTGCAGCTGCGGAGCATCAATCTGAGCCGTTTGATCTGACGGGATCGTTCCTGCAGAGTCCGAATTAATCAGTGCCATGGTGTCTTTTCCTTTGGGTTTCAGGATTTTGGCGGACAGGGCAGCGTCGCTTTGCGCAGTGCAGGCCTCGTCTGGAGGTTGATGCTATGCAACGAGCTTGCGGCGTTACAAGCACCGATCTTAGATAGTCTATTGTTTGAGTCTTTCACGTTTTTTATGTTGGATACAGCCATATCGAAGTCGGCATCGTCTGGAATCAAGTTCTTCAGACTCTCATAATAGAACTGTCGGCTATAGTGCTCGAAGAATAAAAGCCTAGCCAGCCCAGCCGGCAGTTCGCCCGCTAACGCAGTGTGGCAGGAAACCAGGCAAAAAGTGCCTTTCGTGCGAATTGCCTGCGCTGCGAGGTCAGGAGATAAGCAGTTCAGGATGCGTTCGAAAGTTGCGTGCTGCATGATTGATAAAGCGATCGATTACCGTCATATCGGATATCGGTAAGCTTGCTTCGGCCGGAATTGTTTTGCTGTCTTCAGGATACACGCCATAGCCGGCAAGCAGACAATGCCATGACAGCGGGGCATAATAACGGGCAATGTCCTGTTTATGGATCTCGGCTACCAAATCTTCGCCAGTAAACCAGCAAGTCAGAATCGATTTCAGCGATTCCGACAGTTTCTGGTTTGCGCCGTTATCGCGCCAATATTCCGTATCCGAACGGCTATTCACCCGGTAATGGCAAACAATATAGTCGCGAATTCCGTCATAACGCCGATTGATTGTTTCGTTGAACGACGTGCGGTTTGCTTCGTCGAAACCACCCTGCTCAAGTGCACTCGCAAAGCCCTCTACCGTTGCCTGCACGATATGGAGTGCGGTTGCCTCCAACGGCTCGATAAACCCCTGGCTCAACCCGACAGCCAGCACATTAGCCACCCAGCTGTTCCGCACTCGGCCTACATTCATTTGCAAATGTCGTGCTTCGACATCGCTTTCGAGGAGCCCGAGATGGCTGCGCAGTTCGTGCTCCGCGGCGTTCGGATCGATATAGCGGCTGGAATAAACATAGCCATTTCCGGCACGGTTGGTGAGCGGGATACGCCACGCCCAACCCGCCGATAGAGCAGTCGCGCGCGTCTCGTATGGGATATCGCTCGGGTCATTGGCTGTCGGCAAAGCAACGGCCCGGTCGTTGAACAGGTTATCGGCAAAGGAAACAAAGGGTTCACCAAGTGCCCGCTGAACAATCGCTCCGGTAAAGCCGCTGCAGTCGACGAAAAAGCAGCCACTCAGTCGATAGTCGCCCTCCAAGTGAAGTGCGGCCACCCC
This portion of the Sphingobium sp. genome encodes:
- a CDS encoding GMC family oxidoreductase N-terminal domain-containing protein; this translates as MEADFVIIGGGSAGCVLANRLSADPRNHVILVEAGGQGKSFLLSMPAGFGVTANGPGHSWHYSGEAEPAIHGRRMLLPRGKGLGGSSNINGLLYVRGQQADYDSWSNLGAIGWGWADVAPYFRKSESYAAGGTDLRGDDGPLRVEEVSHRNPTNDAILSAFADIGVPRTNDYNGVDQFGAFYYQTTVADGRRCSAADAFLRPVMGRPNLEVMTGAECRRVVLEDNRATGVEIEGPKGRLTIKARREVILSAGAYHSPKLLMLSGIGPASHLQQIGIPVIQNSPQVGKNLQDHYILTMSWRLRAGVYSYNKELSGGRLLWNVLRYLLRRDGTMTIPAAQIGAFVKSDPALDRPDLQFHCLPVTGDLDAAAAGKKSALSPWPGLTLGPTVLRPESRGHVRLSSPSPTDVPEIVHNWLEAEVDQRLSVRAMRMARNLVAAPSLAPLVESEPWPGQNCNSDQELLDYARGYGNTGYHPVGTCRMGIDDGAVLDPTLRVNGVDRLRVVDASVMPRLVSGNTNAAAIMIGEKGADLILNAP
- the gltB gene encoding glutamate synthase large subunit; its protein translation is MGFPPAQGLYDPRNEHDACGVGFIANIKGSKSHATIERGLEILVNLDHRGAVGADPLLGDGAGILIQIPDALYRDWANGAGVTLPSPGDYAVVMCFLPQDEAAREFGIRNFESFIVKEGQTILGWRDVPTTLDGLGKAVIEQMPVIRQLFIGRGANCADQDAFERKLLAIRKQAQNPLSALEEKHGLPGLGSFYIPSMSTRTVVYKGLLLAGQVGSFYDDLRNPLCQSALALVHQRFSTNTFPSWKLAHPYRFVAHNGEINTVRGNVNWMNARRRTMESDLMGPDLDKMWPIIPHGQSDTACLDNALELLLAGGYSLAHAVMMLIPEAWAGNPMMDADRRAFYEYHAALMEPWDGPAAVAFTDGRQIGATLDRNGLRPARFCVTDDDHVIMASESGVLPIKEDNIVRKWRLQPGKMLLIDMEQGRIIEDEEIKAELASKEPYAKWLESAQYKLKDLDEVEVADGALANDDSTLLDRQQAFGYTQEDISKFLTPMATNGDDPLGSMGTDTPIAVLSNKPRLLFDYFKQNFAQVTNPPIDPIREELVMSLVSMIGPRPNLLGHDAGTHKRLEVAQPILTNADLAKIRSVEQALDAAFRAETIDITWNAASGAAGLEMAIKEMCWAATEAVLQDKNILILSDRAQGPERIAMPALLATAAVHHHLVRQGLRMQTGLVVETGEAREVHHFCVLAGYGAEAINPYVAFETLEEIRLRQGLALSTYDVQKNYIKAVGKGILKVMSKMGISTYQSYCGAQIFDAVGLSSEFIGKYFTGTATTIEGVGLAQIAEETVRRHAAGYGDNPIYRNMLDVGGIYGYRIRGEDHAWTPNSVAKLQHAVRGNNPKEYEEFARSINEQSERLLTIRGLMELKPADKPLDISEVEPASEIVKRFATGAMSYGSISWEAHTTLALAMNRIGGKSNTGEGGEDPQRFTPLSNGDSMRSAIKQVASGRFGVTTEYLVNADDIQIKMAQGAKPGEGGQLPGDKVDKTIGATRHSTPGVGLISPPPHHDIYSIEDLAQLIHDLKNVNTGARISVKLVSEVGVGTVAAGVSKARADHVTISGYEGGTGASPLTSLTHAGSPWEIGLAETQQTLLLNNLRSRIAVQVDGGLRTGRDVAIGALLGADEFGFATAPLIAAGCIMMRKCHLNTCPVGVATQDPVLRKRFTGQPEHVINYFFFVAEELRAIMAEMGFRTIDEMVGRVDRIDMKKATHHWKAQGIDLSRLLHVVDNKGASLHQTETQDHGLDKALDRELIDAAAPALEKGDPVRIEREVKSLNRTVGAMLSGEVAKRYGHAGLPENTIQIALTGVAGQSFGAFLAHGITLDLTGDANDYVGKGLSGGRVIVKQPGHVKREPTENIIVGNTVLYGAIAGEAYLSGVAGERFAVRNSGALAVVEGTGDHGCEYMTGGVVAVLGKTGRNFAAGMSGGVAYVYDEDGRFRERCNMAMVDVEPIEADGPEAENSKGAPSQRAVSVNDFGMGDMLYHSEERLRILLERHHLYTGSKRARAILDDWSNAVGKFLKVMPKDYKRALKQIEAERLTAAHVAAE
- a CDS encoding glutamate synthase subunit beta, translating into MGKATGFLEINRQDRIYADTNERLKHYKEFVVPLPEEKLKAQASRCMDCGIPYCHNGCPVNNIIPDWNHLVYEGDWQNALEVLHSTNNFPEFTGRICPAPCEASCTLNIDDAPVTIKSIECAIVDRGWREGWIQPQPPKRKTGKSIAVVGSGPAGMACAQQLARAGHSVTLFEKNDRMGGLLRYGIPDFKMEKDLISRRLMQMQAEGVVMRESTEIGVHVSMESLRENFDAVVMSGGAEEPRQLNIPGAEMAGVRLAMEFLTQQNKRNAGDEETRAAPRGSIIAAGKHVIVIGGGDTGSDCVGTSNRQGAASVTQIEIMPKPPQREDKAMVWPDWPLRLRTSSSHEEGCERDWAISAKRVLGENGQVTGLECVRLDWSNGRMEEIPGSEFVLKADLIFLAMGFVGPRRAGLIDQSEVELDARGNVAANIADYKTNQDDVFACGDMRRGQSLVVWAIREGRQCARAVDLHLMGATELPL
- a CDS encoding DDE-type integrase/transposase/recombinase; translation: MFRKLFNNQGEPPEQVVTGGLASYRATTKIIGCRDKPCPGQLRDNNRGENSHLPVRRRERKMQHFKSQDQAQRFVSARSAIYNTFAIPRHLDSHKTMCSFRMEPCVRDGCIKSGG
- a CDS encoding sugar MFS transporter; the encoded protein is MALINSDSAGTIPSDQTAQIDAPQLQLFVMGLFFIFGGITSLNDVIIPKLKELFTLNYTQAMLVQFCFFTAYAVIGIPGARLVKKIGYMRGAIAGLLIMMTGCLLFIPASETATYGLFLFALFVLASGIVIVQVVSNPLISLLGPARTTHSRLTFAQAFNSLGTTVFPIVGSILILGSLATVSADQLSGAELDAYRTQESQAIVAGYLGLAGALAVVAAAVWLFRNALKGESHSESSGLAGFDLVKRPRFGFGAACIFLYVGAEVAIGSVVVNYLMQPQVMGLQEQAAGKLIGLYWGGAMIGRFIGSGLLRVVNPGVMLSGVSIGAVALIMLSSATTGTVSGYSLLAIGLMNAIMFPTIFSLACEGLGSRSADGSGIINVAIFGGAVVPLLTGVMADMTGSLTASLALPAICYALIAGYGWFARKAAS
- a CDS encoding tryptophan halogenase family protein, which codes for MTDIKLQIIILGGGTAGWMTACLLATRWPQSKVTLVESPDIGIIGVGEGSTPQLRSFFRDLGVDERDWMPECNATYKNGISFHGWSSRPGFESYFHPFQTDLDIHTAPQFFFHTRARRTGRDVWAHPDRFFLSAKLAERRLAPIPSENFPFDIGYGYHFDAVLVGRYLRKHAVERLGVRHVEGKVVHVEPDGKGGVAALHLEGDYRLSGCFFVDCSGFTGAIVQRALGEPFVSFADNLFNDRAVALPTANDPSDIPYETRATALSAGWAWRIPLTNRAGNGYVYSSRYIDPNAAEHELRSHLGLLESDVEARHLQMNVGRVRNSWVANVLAVGLSQGFIEPLEATALHIVQATVEGFASALEQGGFDEANRTSFNETINRRYDGIRDYIVCHYRVNSRSDTEYWRDNGANQKLSESLKSILTCWFTGEDLVAEIHKQDIARYYAPLSWHCLLAGYGVYPEDSKTIPAEASLPISDMTVIDRFINHAARNFRTHPELLIS